From Candidatus Binataceae bacterium, the proteins below share one genomic window:
- a CDS encoding PD-(D/E)XK nuclease family protein, which translates to MRCNGGYPIAVVRIVRSPSAALRLQRTRQWLEAQPADRQILIVAPNRPSADELLQMLAYARGALFGPARLTLERLAGLLASDDLLAAGLAPARGLALEAVTARVLNRIGEQLTYFAAVRGLPGFSAALTRTIVELRLNRISPTALAALGEAGAALAMVVTEFEAELTGARLADQAAIFTAACAALCRHPLPSLAGLPLLLVDIPIECMIEQELIAALAALAPDVLATVAAGDEATAARLEAALATASEYLAPCENRSLGRLQQHLLAASTPAPAPLDDSVTVVSAPGELHECVEIARRIQAEAARGVPFDRMAILCHAPERYGPYVEEALARAGIAAYFVAGTRLPEPGGRALLALLACAAEDLSARRFAEYLSLAQVPEPQFQTEQRTALPGDLFAAPLAADLELPSAPPALEPLSSDPIPTVAGAVRAPWRWERLLVDSAVIGSRERWARRLAGLRAELARQYEECLAQGEQQRASAIQRRALDLSHLEAVALPIIAHLARAPNSAPWHQWLQWLTELVRVAVRDREAVAAALAELEPLGPVGPIALDEVRIVLARRLGRLHCPPARRRWGAVFVATPEQARGLSFEVVLAPGLAERTFPKKLTEDPLLPDTMREHLSPWLSRQSDRVETERLALRLVAGAASARVMFSYPRLDLEQGRPRVPSFYALEVLRAAEGTLPGFVELARRAACEAGARLGWPAPADPNDAIDCAEFDLAVLDQLLDGDPQATVGAAHYLLADSINEYLPRALRARARRWFPRAWTVADGLVVGKNEPEALAALAKHRPAARPYSPTALQHYAACPYRFLLQAIFRLEPRLEVQALETLDPLTRGSLTHAIQFELLSRLKAEGLLPVSAAREARALEELDRVVAQVAAQWHDELAPAIERVWLDGIDAIRADLREWLRLFTQDSEGWCPERFELAFGLRERTQADPASTREPVDIGGLKLRGAIDLIERGPGGQLRVTDHKTGKVRGEKDLVIGGGRILQPVLYSLAAEKLLGQPVSAGRLYYCTAAGGYQTRVVAIDAAARDAIRQFTSTLDDALTQGFLPAAPASGARRNQSECDYCDYLRLCGPYEMQRTARKPKERLAALTALRQMR; encoded by the coding sequence TTGAGGTGCAATGGAGGCTATCCGATAGCCGTGGTGCGAATAGTGCGCTCGCCCAGCGCCGCGCTCCGGCTCCAGCGGACGCGTCAGTGGTTGGAGGCGCAACCGGCCGACCGGCAAATCCTGATCGTCGCGCCCAACCGCCCCAGCGCTGACGAACTGCTCCAAATGCTGGCCTACGCCCGCGGCGCTCTGTTCGGCCCGGCGCGGCTAACCTTGGAGCGGCTGGCGGGCTTGCTGGCCTCCGACGATCTGTTGGCCGCGGGGCTGGCACCTGCGCGTGGCTTGGCCTTGGAGGCCGTGACCGCCCGCGTACTCAATCGAATCGGCGAGCAGTTGACCTACTTCGCCGCGGTGCGCGGACTACCCGGCTTCTCCGCCGCGCTCACCCGCACCATCGTAGAGTTGCGCCTGAACCGCATCTCGCCCACCGCATTGGCGGCGCTGGGCGAGGCCGGCGCGGCCTTGGCGATGGTTGTGACGGAGTTCGAGGCCGAATTGACAGGTGCTCGATTGGCGGACCAGGCCGCGATTTTTACCGCCGCATGCGCCGCCCTGTGCCGTCACCCATTGCCCTCACTGGCCGGCCTGCCGCTGCTTCTGGTCGATATCCCGATCGAGTGCATGATCGAGCAGGAATTGATTGCGGCTTTGGCTGCGCTCGCTCCCGACGTCCTAGCTACTGTCGCGGCCGGCGACGAGGCTACGGCGGCCCGGCTGGAAGCCGCGTTGGCGACCGCCAGCGAGTATCTGGCCCCCTGTGAAAATCGATCGCTAGGCCGTCTGCAGCAACATTTGCTGGCTGCCAGCACGCCGGCGCCAGCGCCCTTGGATGACTCCGTAACAGTAGTCTCGGCGCCGGGCGAGCTGCACGAGTGCGTGGAGATCGCGCGGCGTATCCAGGCCGAGGCCGCGCGCGGCGTGCCGTTTGATCGAATGGCGATCCTTTGCCACGCGCCCGAGCGTTACGGCCCCTATGTGGAAGAGGCGTTGGCGCGTGCCGGAATCGCGGCCTACTTTGTTGCTGGAACTCGCTTGCCTGAGCCGGGCGGCCGGGCCTTGCTGGCGTTGCTGGCCTGTGCCGCCGAGGACCTCTCGGCGCGGCGCTTTGCCGAGTATCTTTCACTAGCGCAGGTTCCCGAGCCGCAATTCCAAACCGAACAGCGCACGGCCCTCCCCGGCGACTTGTTCGCCGCGCCGCTGGCCGCTGACCTTGAGCTGCCATCGGCGCCGCCGGCGCTTGAGCCGCTCAGCTCAGACCCCATTCCGACCGTGGCTGGTGCGGTGCGGGCACCGTGGCGATGGGAGCGGCTACTGGTGGATTCGGCGGTGATCGGCAGCCGGGAGCGATGGGCCCGGCGGCTGGCCGGTTTGCGCGCCGAGCTGGCGCGCCAGTATGAGGAGTGTCTGGCCCAGGGCGAGCAGCAGCGGGCCAGCGCGATCCAGCGCCGGGCGCTGGACTTGAGTCATCTGGAAGCGGTGGCGCTACCGATCATCGCTCATTTGGCCCGGGCCCCGAATTCCGCTCCTTGGCATCAATGGCTGCAGTGGTTGACAGAGCTTGTGCGCGTCGCGGTGCGCGATCGCGAGGCGGTGGCCGCGGCGCTGGCGGAATTGGAACCACTCGGTCCGGTTGGACCGATTGCGCTTGACGAGGTGCGAATCGTGCTCGCTCGGCGCCTGGGACGGCTGCATTGCCCGCCCGCACGCCGGCGGTGGGGGGCGGTATTCGTGGCCACGCCCGAGCAGGCGCGTGGACTGAGTTTCGAGGTAGTGCTGGCACCCGGTTTGGCCGAGCGCACCTTTCCCAAAAAGCTGACCGAGGATCCATTGCTGCCCGACACGATGCGCGAGCATTTGAGCCCGTGGTTGAGCCGGCAAAGCGATCGGGTCGAGACTGAGCGGCTGGCGCTGCGGCTGGTCGCGGGCGCGGCCAGCGCGCGGGTGATGTTCTCCTATCCGCGCCTGGATCTGGAGCAGGGGCGGCCGCGCGTCCCGTCGTTCTATGCCCTGGAGGTGCTGCGCGCGGCCGAGGGCACGCTGCCGGGATTTGTCGAACTGGCGCGGCGCGCGGCCTGCGAGGCTGGTGCGCGGTTGGGCTGGCCGGCTCCGGCCGATCCCAATGACGCGATCGATTGCGCCGAGTTCGACCTTGCCGTGCTCGACCAGCTGCTCGACGGCGATCCGCAAGCCACGGTGGGCGCGGCTCATTATCTGCTTGCCGACAGCATTAACGAGTATTTGCCGCGCGCCTTGCGGGCCCGTGCCCGGCGCTGGTTTCCGCGGGCCTGGACGGTTGCCGACGGATTGGTCGTGGGCAAGAACGAGCCTGAGGCGCTGGCCGCCCTGGCCAAGCATCGCCCAGCCGCGCGCCCCTATTCCCCCACCGCCTTGCAACATTATGCCGCCTGCCCCTATCGCTTTTTGCTGCAGGCTATCTTTCGCCTCGAGCCGCGGCTCGAGGTGCAAGCGCTGGAAACGCTCGACCCCCTGACCCGCGGCTCGCTCACCCATGCGATTCAGTTCGAGCTGTTGAGCCGGCTCAAGGCGGAGGGACTGCTTCCGGTCAGCGCGGCGCGCGAGGCACGCGCGCTGGAGGAATTGGATCGCGTGGTCGCCCAGGTCGCGGCGCAATGGCATGACGAGCTGGCGCCGGCGATCGAGCGGGTATGGCTGGATGGGATCGATGCGATTCGGGCCGACCTGCGCGAATGGCTGCGGCTATTTACGCAGGACTCGGAAGGATGGTGTCCTGAGCGTTTCGAACTTGCCTTTGGCCTGCGCGAGCGCACGCAAGCCGATCCGGCCAGCACGCGCGAGCCGGTGGACATTGGCGGGCTTAAGTTGCGCGGAGCCATTGATCTGATCGAGCGCGGCCCCGGCGGCCAGTTGCGGGTTACCGATCACAAGACTGGCAAAGTTCGAGGCGAGAAGGATTTGGTCATCGGCGGCGGCAGGATTCTTCAGCCCGTTCTGTACTCGCTGGCGGCGGAAAAACTGCTGGGCCAGCCCGTGAGCGCCGGGCGGCTTTATTACTGCACCGCGGCGGGCGGTTATCAGACTCGTGTGGTAGCGATCGACGCGGCGGCGCGCGATGCGATCAGGCAATTCACCTCGACGTTGGATGACGCGTTGACCCAGGGCTTTTTGCCTGCAGCGCCGGCATCCGGAGCGCGGCGTAATCAATCCGAATGCGACTATTGCGATTATCTGCGCCTGTGCGGTCCTTACGAGATGCAGCGCACCGCGCGCAAGCCCAAGGAGCGGCTGGCCGCGTTGACGGCGCTGCGGCAGATGCGATGA